A window from Macaca thibetana thibetana isolate TM-01 chromosome 7, ASM2454274v1, whole genome shotgun sequence encodes these proteins:
- the LOC126959355 gene encoding interferon-induced transmembrane protein 3 has protein sequence MNHTVQTFFSPVNSGQPPNYEMLKEEHEVAVLGAPHNPAPPTSTVIHIRSETSVPDHVVWSLFNTLFMNPCCLGFIVFAYSVKSRDRKMVGDLTGAQAYASTVKCLNIWALIFGILMTILLIVIPVLIFQAY, from the coding sequence ATGAACCACACGGTCCAAACCTTCTTCTCTCCTGTCAATAGCGGCCAGCCCCCCAACTATGAGATGCTCAAGGAGGAGCATGAGGTGGCTGTGCTGGGGGCGCCCCACAACCCTGCTCCCCCGACATCCACCGTGATCCACATCCGCAGCGAGACCTCTGTGCCCGACCATGTCGTCTGGTCCCTATTCAACACCCTCTTCATGAACCCCTGCTGCCTGGGCTTCATAGTGTTTGCCTACTCCGTGAAGTCTAGGGACAGGAAGATGGTTGGTGACCTGACTGGGGCCCAGGCCTACGCCTCTACCGTCAAGTGCCTGAATATCTGGGCCCTGATTTTCGGCATCCTCATGACCATTCTGCTCATCGTCATCCCAGTATTGATCTTCCAAGCCTACTGA